CCATATGCCCTGTATAAAATATAACGGTTGCTCCCGGCCGCGGTTATATTCGACCAATGCGGAGTAGAAAATCGGTTCGTGAACCGTGTATACCCGGATTACATTGGCTCCCAGATCCTCGATCTGCTGGAACCACCGCAAGTAATCCTCTTTGGTCAGCGGGAATTCTCCCGGGTAATGCCCCGGTGAAGTTGCGCCCAGGTTGACACCTTTGACGAACATCTCCCTCCACGTTCCATCTGGCCCGTATTCCATGAACCGGTCTCCATCGGTCTTGAATTTCATCTCCGTGCCGTTCTCCGCTGTGTACGTAACGAGCTTGGGTTGCATATAGTGCCATCCGGCAAATATCCCACCGGTTACCACCACTGCTCCTGTCAACACCGTTAATAACCAGCGTCTTCGTCTTTGTCTGCTCATGTCTTTAGATTGCTCACCTCTCTAATATGCATCCTGCTTCAACATCGAATGGTCCAACATGAAGTTTACGAATCTTTCCGCTTCGGATGTCCGCTTGGTAGAGATGTCAGCGGTGTAGTTCTCACTATAGCGCTAAGACTCTGCATTTGTAACTAGGCTGATGGAAGCAAACATGAAATGGAACATTCTGCCCATAATTCGTAAAAAGAGCCATCAACTAGCACCGGGAAGCCTCTGAGATACGTCTGATTCCCGAACACTAATATCTGCTGGAATCGCATGGTATTGGTGCCCTGCTGATCTTGCAATTCTGGAACCTATATTGTTATGTGCAACGCGGGTACAGGCAACGTTTGCCGTTTGAACACATACCCCATTAAACGCGAGTCATTATTTAAAGTTGCGGACCTTTTTACAGTATTAACCATAAAGATTACAAAATTGATACTATAGTCCGATAACGCATCAGCGATATTCCGCGTCACATCAAGGTTTTCTGAAAAATGCAGAAAACCAAAAAAGGACGTCAGTCCCCCTCTATAGGACTGTACCCATTTATAAACCTTTTACAAAAACCTAAATGAACGCCCGGTCATCACCCAGAGGTCACAGATCTCTCACATTAAATGTAAAAAAGCACATCTTATTTCCTAATTTCTGCCTCTAATATAGCTAATCCATAATTGTGTCCAATTTGCAAAATAATTCCGGTTGCTGCATTTCGAATTGTCGGATATGCTTATAAAACAAGAACACTTGTTCCATACTGTAAATAAACTGTTAATTATCGATGTTCAAATGAAAATAATTGCTTCTTAACATAATAGCTTAGCATCACGAATAAGGAGAGAAGTCTTATGCCTCGCCAAGACAGACGTGTCATCATGCTGGCAGACTGCCAGTCATTCTATGCCAGTGTGGAGAAGTCTGCACATCCCGAATACAAGGACCGCCCCCTCGTAGTCGCGGGAGATCCGGCGCGCCGTTCGGGTATTATTCTTGCGGCCTGTCCACTCGCCAAGTCCTATGGAATTACGACAGCAGAACGACTGGGCGAAGCGCTCGCCAAATGTCCGGATGTTGTTGTTGTTCGCCCCCGGATGGCCGAATACATTCGGGTGTCCCTTCATATTACGCGTATCCTTCAGTCTTACACGGATCTGGTGGAACCCTATAGTATTGACGAACAGTTTCTCGATGTCACCGGAAGCCTGGATCTGTTCGGTAGTCCCGAGACGATTGCCCGTAGCATTCAATCAAGGGTGATGGATGAGACGGGTGTGTACATTCGGATCGGCATCAGTGATACCAAGGTCGTTAGCAAGATGGCCTGTGATCTGTATGCCAAGAAAGTCCCGGGAGGCATCTGTACGCTACCTCGCAAAGATCTGCCTTCAACGATCTGGGAAAAACCTGTGCGAGACATGTTCATGGTTGGTTCCCGCATGGCGCAACATCTCTACAAGATGGGCGTGCATACGATCGGTGATCTGGCCCAGACCCCATTGTCCCGACTGAGAGAACGTTGGGGTGTAAATGGTGAGGTACTGTGGCGTATCGCCCGCGGTATTGACGATTCCCCGGTCAAACCCGGGACCTATGCTCATCAGCAGCAGGGAATCGGACATCAGATGACGCTGCCCCGGGACTATGACTCCTGGGAAGATATCAAAGTGGTACTGCTTGAACTGGCGGAACTCGTCAGTCGGCGTTCCCGGGACAAATCACTCATGGGCCATGTGGTCTCGGTTGGATGTCGCGGACAGGATTATGATCGGCCAACCGGTTTCTCCCGCCAAATGAAGGTGAATGAACCCACCAACATTACGGATGAAGTATACGATGCGGCGGCAGCTCTGTTCCTGCGTCATTGGGACGGATTACCCATCCGCCGCATCAGCGTGTCATTGACCGGACTTGTACCCGATTCCGAAGTGCAGCTGTCCTGGTTTGATGACCGCGAACGCAAAAGAGAACTGGAACGTGCGACAGATGATATCAAGCGCAGGTACGGAGATACCGCCATCATGCGGGCATCCTCCCTCTGCTCGTCCGCGCAAGCCCATGAACGTTCTCATAAAATTGGAGGTCATTATAAATGAGTAAAAAATTGCAGCAAAATGGTATCTTCGAATCCTCACGCATGATGCTCCCCGAACACCGGGAAGCCTACATTCTTCATCAGGAACAACTTGCTCCTCGTACCCGCCCATCTCTGGATGCCCAGGCCGCGGAAGAAATGTCCCGTTTGCTCAGCAACTCGATGATGCTTGGAGATAGGGTCACTATTACGTTGTTTCACGAACATGATGATATCCGTTACACGGGGCAAGTGCTTCGACTGGACCGTCCGGCCCGTACCCTCAGACTGCTGATGGAAGATGGGTCCCGGGATATTCAGATGAACCTCATTACAGATGTGGCCCTAGCCGATGACTGAAGGGAGATGTACCCACCCCGATGTTGTGGATATTCCATGATAGATGCAGCATAGCCGTTGCCATGCAGGACTGTCTTCCTACACTTCCAGGTGAATACCAAAAGCAGCCGACGAGACATATCCAGACCATTCACTTCGTTCTAAAGAAGCAAAATATCAGATATGTGATTCATCGGCTACATATAAGGGTAAAGCTTCTTTTTCTGAAAAACTTCTTAGAAAAAGCTCCAGTCAAATTCCTTGGACAGACGCTCCAGCAGATGCACGCCGGCAATACTGTTGCCTTTGCGATTCAGAGCCGGGCCAACAAGACCTATGCCGAATTGTCCCGGTACAAGGGTCAAGATCCCTCCGGATACTCCACTTTTGGCGGGCAAACCAACCTCGATTGCAAATTCGCCTGATGCATTATACATACCACAGGTGGTCATGAAGGTTTTGGCAATCTGAACATAGCGACGAGGGATGAGTTCTTCTCCCGTAATTGGATCTGTTCCATTATAGGCCAGAACGAGTGACATTCGAGACAGATCTGCACACGTCACTTCAATGGAGCAATGACGGAAATACACGGCAAGCACGTCTTCAACGTCATCCTTAATGACCCCGTTGTGCTTCAAAAAGTAGCCAAGTGAACGATTCATATGACCGCTCTCCGATTCGGACTGGAATACCTCTTCGTTATAACCCAACTGATCATTATTCGCCAGTTTGCGGAAAAACTCCAGAATGCGACGTGATTTCTCTTCCTTACAGTCTCCTCCAACAAGCGAGGACACCGTAATCGCACCCGCATTAATCAATGGATTAAATGGAATACCGGGTTCGACTAGTTCAAGCTTGATCATCGAATCGTAATCGTCGCCTGTCGGTTCTTTTCCTACATTAAAGAAAACCGCTTCTTCCCCATGATCCATCAGGGCCAGAATAAGGGTAAATACTTTGGAGATACTTTGCATCGTAAATGGGACACCGCAATCCCCTGCCGACACATAGTTTCCTTCGGCGTCCATGATATGTATACCGAGCTCATCCTGAGAGGCTTTGACAAGCTCCGGGATATACGAAGCCACCTTACCCTGCCCGGTGTGCAAACGACTGGTCTCCAGCCACTCCGGCAGTAATGCATTCAGACGTTCCATGGTTGAATTGGACATATGTCATCTCCTCCACATCTCTATATAAGCAAGCATCTTGCATGAAATGTGCATGGTGAACCCATGTACCATGATGATAATGAGCTCCATCTACATCATGCAAGATGCCCTATATTATCTGATTACCCTCAGAATAGTCTCTTTACCGCTTCATTTGAAGATTTAACTCCAAAATCTCGCCGGGAAGACCATCGTAATCGCCTGTCCAGGTGGATACAAAGTTCTGTCTGGTCAAGATCCGGCGGGAAGCAGCGTTACCCGGATCGATAACTGCATAGAGGGATCCAATCCCTGCGGCTTGTGCCTGAATAATCAACCGTGACGCTATAGATGTGCCTTGACCTTTGCCCCAATGTTCAGGCAGGATCATGTAACCTATCTCAGCCTTGGTCGGGTCCTCCTGATCCGGAATCAATTTGGCATACGCCACACCGGCACCATCTTCACTAAATACCCGGTAATGTCCGCATGTGGAACGCTCATTAAACTCCAGCATGGTCTCAAATTGCGTTCTCGCCTCTTGCTCAGGTATTGCACGTTCTGTAATCTGTTTCATTACTTCCATATTGGAAACCAATGCATAATAATCATCAAAATCAGGTTGTGTGTATTTAATGAACTTCATGATATGCCTCCTCTGGGGTACATAACTTATCTTGGTCTTGTTGAATTCACCTAGAGTATAACAGATGCGAATGATGGAATGCACATAAGGCAACACGCTTGCAGGCAGCCAGATGATCCGTTAGGCCAACAAGTCAGCAATCTGACAACTGTAGATACCAAAAAGCGGCCTCATCTGGAGACCGCTTTGTTTACTTTGTTTTTTAATTTGCTTTTTAAGATGAAGAAATATTCTCTGTTCCGTACTTCCAGTGCATGTTGTTAGCTTGCCCGTGATGAAGGGTTAAGGTTCATCTGTTTCTCACGTTGACGTGCACGACGACCTTCACCTGGAGGGGTAATGATCAGTGCGAGCAACAGCGAGACAGCGCAGAGTACAGCAATCACGATGAAGGTTAGATGGAATCCGCCCAGCAGGGCGCTGATGAATGATCCAGCCAAAGCACCAAATCCAAATCCCTGATAGATCACACCATAGTTTTTGCTCTGATTTTTCAGTCCGAAGTAATCAGCCACAATCGCCGGGAATACCGTAATGTTACCGCCAAAGCAGAATGCAACGGCCGCCACACAGGCAAAGAAGATCCCGAAGGTCAGTGGAACCAGACTAAGTGTCATGACAGCTACGGCTGTAACCAGCAATGCACCAGCGATGACTTTCATTCGTCCTACTTTATCCGACAGCGCACCGAGAATAATACGTCCTGCCGTGTTAAAGATCGCAACCATGGCCACTGCATTCGCAGCGGTAGCTACATCAAGACCTGCAAGCTGTACACCGATATCTTTGACAATACCGATCAGATACAGGCCACTCATACACGCCGTGAAAAAAATAACAAACAGCATATACGCTTCTTTTGTACGCAGCATCTCTTTCACCGTATAGTCATGACGTGCTACGACTTGTTTGGATCCTTCCTTGCTTGCCGGAGCCTGTTCACGAACAACCGCTTCGCGGATCAGGAATGATCCCGCAACGACCAGAACCAGAACGATAATGCCCCAGTACATAAATGCCTGAGCAGGACCAACGGCACCAATCAATGCCGAGTTCACATATTTGAACAATAAACTACCGGTACCAAAGGCGCCGACTGAGATCCCCGAGATCAGACCTTTGCGCTCCGGGAACCATTTGATCAGATTAGACAGCGACGTAATGTACGCCGTACCATCTGCAAAACCAACGACAAATCCAGCCAAAATGTACAGCAGTGTTAACGAGGTGACTTGGGAACTCAGAATAAGACCCAGCCCAAGCACAACCCCGGCTACACGGATCAGGCGCTGAAGACCCCAACGTTCCTGCAACCGGCCTGCAAACAATGTGGCAAATGCCAAAGCAAAACTGGTAATTGAAAAAGTTATCGCGACCGAGCTGACGTCCCATCCGAAACGATCAGACAACGGTTGATTAAATAAACTCCAAGTATAGATGGTTCCAAGACCCATTTGTACAATGATGGTCCCCAACACAATAAGCCAGCGGTTCATTTTTGTAGGTGCAGATGTTGATTCAGGTGTTGATGAAACGGATGAAATGGTTGCTTTCATCGTGATCTCCCCTTTGCCGATGTCATATACATGAATGCGTTCACAAGCTAATCATACATGAAAGGGGATTCATTACACCGTTTTGAGCATGAGTTGCATCAGATGCGGAATGAAATGCTTCTAGATGCGCATGAGTTGCCTGAATTCTTTGACCTTACCGCGACTTACAGGTACTTCAGCCTCCAGATCGCGCAGACGGAGCAGATACGTATTGTTAAACCAAGGTACAATTTCACGGATTTGCGACAGATTTACGACGTACGAACGGTGGCAGCGAAAGAACGTATCCTGTGGCAGTCGGCTGTGAAAATCCGATATGCTCACTGGCATGGTGAACTCCCCATTTTTGGTATATACCTTCGTCACTTTCTCTTGTGCTTCCGCATAGTAGATATCTGCCGTATCCGTAACAATAATATTGTCATTCCGCAGCAGATTAATTCTTCTGTCCGTATGGGAATTCGTATCTCGTTCTCGTACCAGTTCACCATACGCAGCAGATCCATCCGCCGTAGGGGCTGGTACATCCTCAACATGTTGCTCCACCGGCGCATGATCACGTTTGAATGCAAGTTCCAGCTTATGGAGCATTGCAGCAATTCGTTTCTCGTCATACGGCTTCAGAATATAATCAAACGCCTCCAACTCAAAGGCTTCCGCTGCATGTTCCTTATACGCCGTAGTAAATACAATGTAGGGTTTCGTTGCAAACTTCCCAATATGATGGGCCAGCATCATACCGTCCAGCGAGGGAATATTGATATCGAGAAAAATAACATCTACTTCTTGTTCCTGCAAAAACTTCAGTACATCCAGCCCATCTTCAAGGCGGTCCACCACTTCAATCTGACTATGTTCCTGGATTAAATAATTCAATTCCTCACTTGCCAGAATCTCATCTTCCACAATAAGAGCTCTCATTGATCCATCATCACCTTGTTACGACATCTCCTTTGGGCACATCAAATAAAATATCGGTTCCTTGTTCCAGCCTAGTAATGGTTACACCTTGTCCGTAGATAAGCTTGACCCGGCGATGCACATTATATAGCCCGATCTGGTTACCAGGCATACGGTCGTGGTAGACACGTTCAATAATATCTGCACTGATGCCTGCTCCTGTATCACTGACACTGATTCGCACAAACTCCGGATAATCCTGTACCCGTATTCGAACAGTCCCGGGTCCTTTGACCTTGAGAATGCCATGAATAATTGCATTTTCCACGAGCGGCTGGATGACAAGGCTCGGAATATGCACCGCGACCTCATCAATCTCATAGATCACGTTAAGTCGGCTGCCAAAGCGAGCTTTCTCAATCTCCACATAATTACGGACCTGCTCCAGTTCCTTATGAATATCAATTAACTCATCCGACAGCTCCAGATTATAACGCATGTACCCGGATAGATTCACAATCAACTCCCGCGCTCGATCCGGTTTGGTTCGGATGGATGAAGCAATCGCATTTAACGCATTAAACAGAAAATGAGGATGAATGGTTGTCTGTAGCGCACGCAGCTCTGCTTTGTTGGCAGCAGCCTTGATCTCTTCTACCCGCGATACTTCCATCTGAGTTGAGATGATCTGCGATAAACCTACAGCCATCGTTTGCAAAGGATACGTAATTTTGTACGCTTTGCGATAATAGATTTTGAGCGCACCTGTAATGTCTCCTCGTTCTTTGAGCGGAATGATTAACAGCGAGTGGATATCGGGTGTTTTTTCATCAATCACATCATTACTGATCGTAATCTCCCCGCTGGATATCGTCTTCTTGGTCATCTCACTTATAATTTCATTACCGATATGATATCGTTCCTCACCAAATCCTACATAAGCCAGTACATTCCGGGTATCCGTAATTGCAACCGCATCGGCCTGAATATCCTCCTGAATAATCCGGCAAATTTTGCGCAGAGAATCCTCATCAATCGAACGGAAATACGGCAAGGTTTTGTTTGCAATCTCCAGTGCTAGCTTCGCCTGACGAGCCGCAATCATTTCCTTTTCCCCTTCAACACTCTGCACCAAGAGCACAATTAGCCCAATGTTGACTTCACCCAGAATCATAGGCAGCGCAATCTTCGAAACAATGTCGGCACCCAGTGGATCGGGATAGGAAAATAACAGAATCAATAACATCGTGAGTGCTTCACAGATCATTCCAGCACCAATACCGATAATCCATCGCTTGGGCTTGGGCGTGTACTTATGTATATATACGGAGACCAGACCCGCCAGGATACTTGTGATCAGACACGGTATAGCTGTGACTCCATCCATATCAATCAAATACCGATGTACCCCTGAAACAATACCCGTAATAATACCCACAGGCGCTCCGAACAAAATACCACCCGATAACACGGCGATGATCCGTACATTCACCAGTGAACCTTCAACATTAATGCCCGTATATGTCCCGAAAATGGCAAAAGCACAGAATAACAAGGTAACCGCAATAGACTCCTGCCACCTTAATTTCCCCTTTTGCAGAATCTGCCTAAACCTTGGCACCCTCGACAGAAAGAATAAAAATATAATCAACAGCGCCGCCCGTTCAAATAAACCCAGCAGCATCGTAAACATCTCCAATCGTACTTCCTCCACATCTGTTTGAAAAATAAAATGCATACCGACACAGCCACGCCTTTTTGACATAACTTCAAGGACATTAATCCATAAGGCTAGTACGTTCGTATGAAACAGTTTACCGCTCCCCCCAGAGGAAAGCAAAGTCCATCCTGTGAAAAAAATTCTACAGGACTACACCAAGTATGCATATGATAGTTCATCCTTTAACTTCCATGAAAATGTCCGACTCCAGAAAAACCTATGTTATAATCAGTTGTCATGTTATTCCAATTATTCAATGAAATTAATACAGAAAGGTGTTCATACATGCTTGCCATTCTACTTTTAGGTTTGCTTCTGTTTTTTATTCTTCTATGGCTCACCATTTATTGTGTCGCCAGACGATCCAAGGATCCTGAACGATCAACAAAGCTTGTCCTACAAATTATTTTATTTATTTCAATCCTAATTTTAATTGTACAGGACTACATTCTAAAAGAAGATCCTTATAACAGCACTATAATTGTAGTTCTACTCATAACCTTAATATTCATCAGCTCTTTTCAAGATAAAAGCAAGAGTACCAAAAGATAAAAATACATATAAACACAATTTAAAGCCCCACTAAATTCTCTATAGCATGCCTTCACCACAAAAAAGGGTGTTCCATCATGTCATACATGACTAATGGAACACCCCTTCTTAATTACCAAACAATCATTCGATGTAATTTGGTTTTTATAAAATGAACTCCAGCTACACAACAACGGAGAGTGCAGAACCAATCTGAAGAAGCGAAGCGTGCGCCTTTATCCCCGGATTTTACCCTTTAGAAAAGGGAATCAAAAAAATCCGGGGATAACAGCGATCGGAAGATGGTACTGCACTCGGAGTGGTCACGTGTAACACCCTGTAGTTCATTTTACCCCACCCAACATTACATAGAATCCCTACCTAAACATCCCCCACAGCTTAATCAAATGAAACGTATTGTTCGGATCAATCTTCTGCGCGAGTACAAACGCAACAAACTGCTCCTCCTGCGCCGGAGAGAAATTCTCATTCATAATGACAGCGGAAGACTTGACCAACCTTCTGACCTTGGCCTTATCTTGCAGATCAGACTTGGTCACGCCATCAATCAACTTTTTGATACGCTCTTTGACAGCGGGATTTTTCATCTTTAATTTGATCCGCTCCACCAGCTGCGGACTAATTCCATATTGTTGATAACCCAAAACGTATAGCACCTCCCAAAAGAATGAACTCACTTCTTATTCATATGTCGGGAGGGCTTGTACACTTGTCTTTTTTTACAAAGGTAATACGAAAAACCCGCTATTATGGCAAGCTTTAGTCAATCAGATCACCCTTGAATACTTGCTGTTGCTGTAGGAAATCACGCAGAGGTGCATAGTCCATGGAGGTCCAGAAAGTCGCATCCTCAATTAAGTGGGTCACGTCATCTCTGGCCTGTTCCAGCACAGCAAAATCAGCAACCATATCGGCAAGACGGAATTCAGGTAGTCCGCTCTGTTTGGTACCAAAGAAATCACCCGGACCCCGGAGATCCAGGTCACGCCGGGATACCTCGAATCCATCCTCCGTTTCCGTCATGACCTTC
This Paenibacillus xylanexedens DNA region includes the following protein-coding sequences:
- a CDS encoding DNA polymerase IV, whose translation is MPRQDRRVIMLADCQSFYASVEKSAHPEYKDRPLVVAGDPARRSGIILAACPLAKSYGITTAERLGEALAKCPDVVVVRPRMAEYIRVSLHITRILQSYTDLVEPYSIDEQFLDVTGSLDLFGSPETIARSIQSRVMDETGVYIRIGISDTKVVSKMACDLYAKKVPGGICTLPRKDLPSTIWEKPVRDMFMVGSRMAQHLYKMGVHTIGDLAQTPLSRLRERWGVNGEVLWRIARGIDDSPVKPGTYAHQQQGIGHQMTLPRDYDSWEDIKVVLLELAELVSRRSRDKSLMGHVVSVGCRGQDYDRPTGFSRQMKVNEPTNITDEVYDAAAALFLRHWDGLPIRRISVSLTGLVPDSEVQLSWFDDRERKRELERATDDIKRRYGDTAIMRASSLCSSAQAHERSHKIGGHYK
- a CDS encoding YolD-like family protein; the encoded protein is MSKKLQQNGIFESSRMMLPEHREAYILHQEQLAPRTRPSLDAQAAEEMSRLLSNSMMLGDRVTITLFHEHDDIRYTGQVLRLDRPARTLRLLMEDGSRDIQMNLITDVALADD
- the glsA gene encoding glutaminase A, coding for MSNSTMERLNALLPEWLETSRLHTGQGKVASYIPELVKASQDELGIHIMDAEGNYVSAGDCGVPFTMQSISKVFTLILALMDHGEEAVFFNVGKEPTGDDYDSMIKLELVEPGIPFNPLINAGAITVSSLVGGDCKEEKSRRILEFFRKLANNDQLGYNEEVFQSESESGHMNRSLGYFLKHNGVIKDDVEDVLAVYFRHCSIEVTCADLSRMSLVLAYNGTDPITGEELIPRRYVQIAKTFMTTCGMYNASGEFAIEVGLPAKSGVSGGILTLVPGQFGIGLVGPALNRKGNSIAGVHLLERLSKEFDWSFF
- a CDS encoding GNAT family N-acetyltransferase, with product MKFIKYTQPDFDDYYALVSNMEVMKQITERAIPEQEARTQFETMLEFNERSTCGHYRVFSEDGAGVAYAKLIPDQEDPTKAEIGYMILPEHWGKGQGTSIASRLIIQAQAAGIGSLYAVIDPGNAASRRILTRQNFVSTWTGDYDGLPGEILELNLQMKR
- a CDS encoding L-lactate MFS transporter; protein product: MNRWLIVLGTIIVQMGLGTIYTWSLFNQPLSDRFGWDVSSVAITFSITSFALAFATLFAGRLQERWGLQRLIRVAGVVLGLGLILSSQVTSLTLLYILAGFVVGFADGTAYITSLSNLIKWFPERKGLISGISVGAFGTGSLLFKYVNSALIGAVGPAQAFMYWGIIVLVLVVAGSFLIREAVVREQAPASKEGSKQVVARHDYTVKEMLRTKEAYMLFVIFFTACMSGLYLIGIVKDIGVQLAGLDVATAANAVAMVAIFNTAGRIILGALSDKVGRMKVIAGALLVTAVAVMTLSLVPLTFGIFFACVAAVAFCFGGNITVFPAIVADYFGLKNQSKNYGVIYQGFGFGALAGSFISALLGGFHLTFIVIAVLCAVSLLLALIITPPGEGRRARQREKQMNLNPSSRAS
- a CDS encoding LytR/AlgR family response regulator transcription factor is translated as MRALIVEDEILASEELNYLIQEHSQIEVVDRLEDGLDVLKFLQEQEVDVIFLDINIPSLDGMMLAHHIGKFATKPYIVFTTAYKEHAAEAFELEAFDYILKPYDEKRIAAMLHKLELAFKRDHAPVEQHVEDVPAPTADGSAAYGELVRERDTNSHTDRRINLLRNDNIIVTDTADIYYAEAQEKVTKVYTKNGEFTMPVSISDFHSRLPQDTFFRCHRSYVVNLSQIREIVPWFNNTYLLRLRDLEAEVPVSRGKVKEFRQLMRI
- a CDS encoding sensor histidine kinase; translation: MLLGLFERAALLIIFLFFLSRVPRFRQILQKGKLRWQESIAVTLLFCAFAIFGTYTGINVEGSLVNVRIIAVLSGGILFGAPVGIITGIVSGVHRYLIDMDGVTAIPCLITSILAGLVSVYIHKYTPKPKRWIIGIGAGMICEALTMLLILLFSYPDPLGADIVSKIALPMILGEVNIGLIVLLVQSVEGEKEMIAARQAKLALEIANKTLPYFRSIDEDSLRKICRIIQEDIQADAVAITDTRNVLAYVGFGEERYHIGNEIISEMTKKTISSGEITISNDVIDEKTPDIHSLLIIPLKERGDITGALKIYYRKAYKITYPLQTMAVGLSQIISTQMEVSRVEEIKAAANKAELRALQTTIHPHFLFNALNAIASSIRTKPDRARELIVNLSGYMRYNLELSDELIDIHKELEQVRNYVEIEKARFGSRLNVIYEIDEVAVHIPSLVIQPLVENAIIHGILKVKGPGTVRIRVQDYPEFVRISVSDTGAGISADIIERVYHDRMPGNQIGLYNVHRRVKLIYGQGVTITRLEQGTDILFDVPKGDVVTR
- a CDS encoding stage VI sporulation protein F, with the protein product MGYQQYGISPQLVERIKLKMKNPAVKERIKKLIDGVTKSDLQDKAKVRRLVKSSAVIMNENFSPAQEEQFVAFVLAQKIDPNNTFHLIKLWGMFR